In Amycolatopsis jiangsuensis, the following proteins share a genomic window:
- a CDS encoding TIGR03084 family metal-binding protein, which produces MADLAVILGDLADESQVVDDLVADLAPADWARPTPAPGWTVAHQIAHLAWTDEKALISASRPEDWQAEVENLLSVGEDYVDRGAVEGAEQSPGQLLARWRTVRAELAEALAAVPAGQKLPWYGPPMSAASMATARMMETWAHGQDIADALGVTREPGARLWHIARFGTRTRDFAYKLNSLAPPVEEFRVELTAPDGTVWAFGPEGAEQRLTGSALGFCLVVTQRRHPDDTDLVATGDEVREWLGIAQAFAGPPGSGREAGQFA; this is translated from the coding sequence ATGGCTGATCTCGCCGTGATCCTCGGGGATCTGGCGGACGAATCGCAGGTGGTCGACGACCTCGTGGCGGACCTGGCGCCCGCGGACTGGGCGCGGCCGACGCCGGCCCCGGGGTGGACCGTCGCGCACCAGATCGCGCATCTGGCGTGGACCGACGAGAAGGCGCTGATCTCCGCGAGCCGTCCGGAAGACTGGCAGGCCGAGGTGGAGAACTTGCTCAGCGTCGGCGAGGACTACGTCGACCGCGGTGCCGTCGAAGGGGCCGAGCAGTCGCCGGGGCAGCTGCTCGCGCGGTGGCGCACTGTGCGCGCCGAGCTCGCCGAAGCGCTCGCCGCGGTGCCCGCGGGGCAAAAGCTGCCGTGGTACGGGCCGCCGATGAGCGCGGCGTCCATGGCCACCGCGCGGATGATGGAGACCTGGGCGCACGGGCAGGACATCGCCGACGCGCTCGGAGTCACCCGTGAGCCCGGCGCGCGGCTGTGGCACATCGCCCGGTTCGGCACGCGGACCCGGGACTTCGCCTACAAACTGAACTCGCTCGCGCCACCCGTGGAGGAGTTCCGGGTGGAGCTCACCGCACCGGACGGCACTGTCTGGGCGTTCGGCCCGGAGGGCGCCGAACAACGGCTGACCGGCAGCGCGCTCGGCTTCTGCCTGGTCGTCACGCAGCGCCGCCACCCCGACGACACCGACCTGGTCGCCACCGGCGACGAGGTGCGCGAATGGCTCGGCATCGCGCAGGCGTTCGCCGGGCCGCCCGGATCCGGGCGCGAAGCAGGGCAGTTCGCGTGA
- a CDS encoding VOC family protein, with amino-acid sequence MLRLGTVVLGAGNMARAAAFWQDALGYVPRDADPEPDFVVLVPAGGAGPGLSLQLTDGPAPEEPRVHLDLYAGDAADQAAEVDRLVALGASRVDWPHYPPDADFVVLADPEGNRFCVIETGRG; translated from the coding sequence ATGCTTCGACTCGGCACGGTGGTCCTCGGCGCCGGGAACATGGCCCGGGCAGCCGCCTTCTGGCAGGACGCTCTCGGCTACGTCCCGCGCGACGCGGATCCGGAACCGGACTTCGTGGTACTGGTCCCCGCTGGGGGAGCGGGGCCGGGGTTGTCGCTTCAGCTCACCGACGGGCCCGCGCCGGAGGAGCCGCGGGTGCACCTGGACCTGTACGCGGGGGATGCCGCCGACCAGGCGGCGGAAGTCGACCGCCTGGTGGCGCTGGGCGCGAGCCGGGTCGACTGGCCGCACTACCCGCCGGACGCGGATTTCGTCGTGCTGGCCGACCCCGAGGGCAACAGGTTCTGCGTGATCGAAACCGGGCGCGGCTGA
- a CDS encoding TetR/AcrR family transcriptional regulator has product MTATRKGRRSAALSRERIVEAAVELLDSGGESALTFRVLTERLATGPGAIYWHVANKDELLAVATDGVVADALAVGSEQSPAGPEDELRAVALGLYEAIAAHPWLGGQLSRQFTRNGPVVPRIYESIGRRVRALGVPEATWFVTTSVLVHYVLGAAGQNAANSASARTSADGANRADFLDAVSTAWEELDPDEYSFARAIAGQMRDHDDREQFLAGIDLVLAGLRLS; this is encoded by the coding sequence ATGACGGCAACACGGAAGGGGCGGCGAAGCGCGGCGCTCTCCCGGGAGCGCATCGTCGAGGCCGCGGTGGAGCTGCTGGACTCCGGTGGCGAGAGCGCGCTGACGTTCCGGGTGCTCACCGAGCGGCTGGCCACCGGACCGGGCGCGATCTACTGGCACGTGGCGAACAAGGACGAGCTGCTGGCCGTCGCCACCGACGGGGTCGTCGCGGACGCGCTGGCCGTCGGGAGCGAGCAGTCCCCGGCCGGGCCGGAGGACGAACTCCGCGCCGTCGCGCTGGGGCTGTACGAGGCGATTGCCGCCCATCCCTGGCTCGGTGGACAGCTGTCGAGGCAGTTCACCCGGAACGGGCCGGTGGTGCCGCGGATCTACGAGAGCATCGGCCGCCGGGTCCGCGCGCTCGGCGTGCCGGAGGCGACCTGGTTCGTCACGACTTCGGTGCTGGTGCACTACGTCCTCGGTGCCGCCGGCCAGAACGCCGCGAACTCGGCGAGCGCCCGCACCTCGGCCGACGGCGCGAACCGGGCCGATTTCCTCGACGCGGTGTCGACCGCATGGGAAGAGCTCGATCCGGACGAGTACTCGTTCGCGCGCGCGATCGCCGGCCAGATGCGCGACCATGACGACCGGGAGCAGTTCCTCGCGGGCATCGACCTTGTCCTGGCCGGCCTGCGTCTCTCGTAG
- a CDS encoding FAD-dependent oxidoreductase, whose amino-acid sequence MSPHVTIIGAGLGGLVLARVLHVHDIPATVYEAEASATARTQGGLLDIHEENGQLALEAAGLTGEFRSLILEGHQQMRILDRHAAVLYDEPDDGTGGRPEVSRGDLRRLLLDSLPPGTVHWGHKVTGVRALGEGRHEVTFAHGATITTELLVGADGAWSKVRPLLSGAVPEYTGMSYVETFLADSDTRYPATASAVGGGGMLSLTPGKGIQAHREKGDTLHAYVALTRSPEWFAGIDFTDAAAAATRIAREFDGWAPELTALITGGESAPILRPLHTLPIEHRWERVPGVTLVGDAAHLAPPNGEGANLALYDGAELGAALAAHPGDAETALAEYERAMFPRSAEAAADGAQLHELMFGDAAPQSLITMFTGAGPSY is encoded by the coding sequence ATGAGCCCGCACGTCACGATCATCGGAGCCGGCCTCGGCGGCCTCGTCCTGGCCCGCGTTCTGCACGTCCACGACATCCCGGCCACGGTCTACGAGGCCGAGGCCTCGGCCACCGCGCGAACGCAGGGCGGGCTGCTGGACATCCACGAGGAAAACGGGCAGCTCGCCCTCGAAGCAGCCGGCCTGACCGGGGAATTCCGCAGCCTGATCCTGGAGGGCCATCAGCAGATGCGGATTCTCGACCGGCACGCCGCGGTGCTCTACGACGAACCCGACGACGGCACCGGCGGCCGGCCAGAGGTGTCCCGCGGCGACCTCCGGCGGCTGCTGCTCGACTCGCTCCCGCCCGGCACCGTCCACTGGGGACACAAAGTCACCGGCGTCCGCGCGCTCGGCGAAGGCAGGCACGAGGTGACCTTCGCGCACGGTGCCACGATCACCACCGAGCTGCTGGTGGGCGCGGACGGGGCCTGGTCGAAAGTCCGGCCGCTGCTGTCCGGTGCCGTTCCGGAGTACACCGGAATGTCTTACGTCGAAACCTTTCTCGCCGACTCCGACACCCGGTATCCGGCCACCGCGAGCGCCGTGGGCGGCGGCGGCATGCTCAGCCTGACGCCGGGCAAGGGCATCCAGGCGCACCGGGAAAAGGGTGACACCCTGCACGCCTACGTGGCACTCACCCGGTCACCGGAGTGGTTTGCCGGCATCGACTTCACCGACGCCGCCGCGGCGGCCACGCGGATCGCCCGGGAGTTCGACGGCTGGGCACCGGAACTCACCGCGCTGATCACCGGCGGCGAAAGCGCTCCGATCCTGCGCCCGCTCCACACGCTGCCGATCGAGCACCGATGGGAACGGGTACCGGGCGTCACTCTGGTCGGCGACGCGGCACACCTCGCCCCGCCGAACGGCGAAGGCGCCAACTTGGCCCTGTACGACGGCGCCGAACTCGGTGCGGCACTGGCCGCCCACCCCGGCGACGCGGAAACCGCGCTCGCCGAGTACGAGCGGGCGATGTTCCCCCGCAGTGCGGAAGCCGCCGCCGACGGCGCGCAATTGCACGAACTCATGTTCGGTGACGCCGCGCCGCAGAGCCTCATCACCATGTTCACCGGGGCCGGCCCGTCTTATTGA
- a CDS encoding enoyl-CoA hydratase-related protein, whose amino-acid sequence MDSYAEVSYEVTARVATVLLDRPRARNGYTVRMADELADALERADRDDDVRAVVLGTTGTDFSVGADLASGGFDFGTGDGPPPGWQEPAGRVSRRIFTMATPVIAALRGASVGAGITITLSCDYRLASTDSKFGFVFTRRGIAPEGGAAWYLPRLVGMGTAFDWLLSGRVFGPDEALRAGLVHRVVPPDEVLAQAQQLAAELAAHTAPVAVALTRQMLHRMAAAPTPYEVHELDSKLVGDLPANADAVEGVRSFLEKRPPEFPGRVGTDLPSYLPWVNT is encoded by the coding sequence ATGGATTCCTACGCGGAGGTCAGCTACGAGGTCACCGCGCGGGTGGCGACGGTGTTGCTCGACCGGCCGCGGGCACGCAACGGCTACACCGTGCGGATGGCCGACGAGCTCGCCGACGCGCTCGAGCGGGCGGACCGCGACGACGACGTGCGCGCCGTCGTGCTCGGCACCACCGGCACCGACTTCTCGGTGGGCGCGGACCTCGCCTCCGGCGGTTTCGACTTCGGCACCGGGGACGGGCCGCCACCCGGATGGCAGGAGCCGGCCGGGCGGGTCTCCCGCCGGATCTTCACCATGGCCACCCCGGTCATCGCCGCGTTGCGCGGCGCCTCGGTCGGGGCCGGGATCACCATCACGCTTTCCTGCGACTACCGCCTCGCCTCGACGGATTCGAAGTTCGGGTTCGTGTTCACCCGCCGCGGCATCGCCCCCGAAGGCGGGGCCGCCTGGTACCTCCCGCGGCTCGTGGGAATGGGCACCGCGTTCGACTGGCTGCTCAGCGGCCGCGTGTTCGGCCCGGACGAGGCGCTGCGAGCCGGCCTCGTGCACCGCGTCGTCCCGCCGGACGAGGTGCTCGCGCAGGCACAGCAGCTGGCCGCGGAGCTCGCCGCGCACACCGCGCCGGTCGCGGTGGCGCTCACCCGGCAGATGCTGCACCGGATGGCGGCGGCACCCACGCCGTACGAGGTGCACGAGCTGGACTCGAAGCTGGTCGGCGATCTGCCCGCGAACGCCGACGCGGTCGAGGGAGTCCGCTCCTTCCTGGAGAAACGCCCACCCGAATTCCCCGGACGGGTCGGCACCGACCTGCCGTCGTACCTGCCGTGGGTGAACACGTGA
- a CDS encoding acetoacetate decarboxylase family protein translates to MTGYPPEPWQLAGEARLSMWRLPAAELPDLPAGVEPVLLAGHASVFAAWIDYLPPGQLSYHELLSAVAVRGRGLAASITEIWVDSEVSRDGGRELWGIPKDLASLVFTGGRTFTAATGDDWIATAAFTPRAGLPVAVPARFEIAQTLRGRLARTPVRWRAKPYAAAADWSINPGGPLGHLAGRRPVASAALRGFRLTFGPRERSTSASR, encoded by the coding sequence GTGACCGGCTATCCACCCGAGCCCTGGCAGCTGGCCGGGGAAGCCCGTTTGTCGATGTGGCGACTGCCGGCCGCCGAGCTGCCCGACCTTCCCGCGGGCGTGGAACCGGTGCTGCTCGCCGGGCACGCGTCCGTGTTCGCCGCCTGGATCGACTACCTGCCACCGGGTCAGCTGAGCTACCACGAACTGCTCTCCGCGGTCGCCGTGCGCGGGCGCGGACTGGCCGCGTCGATCACCGAAATCTGGGTCGACAGCGAGGTTTCCCGCGACGGCGGACGGGAGCTGTGGGGTATCCCGAAGGACCTCGCGTCCCTCGTTTTCACCGGCGGGCGCACGTTCACCGCGGCCACCGGGGACGACTGGATCGCCACCGCCGCGTTCACCCCGCGGGCCGGGCTGCCGGTCGCCGTGCCCGCCCGGTTCGAGATCGCGCAGACGCTGCGCGGCCGGCTCGCGCGCACTCCGGTCCGCTGGCGGGCGAAGCCGTACGCGGCCGCCGCCGACTGGTCGATCAACCCCGGCGGACCGCTCGGGCACCTCGCCGGACGACGGCCCGTGGCGAGTGCCGCGCTGCGCGGTTTCCGCCTCACCTTCGGTCCGCGCGAGCGCTCCACCAGCGCCTCTCGGTGA